The Ovis canadensis isolate MfBH-ARS-UI-01 breed Bighorn chromosome 18, ARS-UI_OviCan_v2, whole genome shotgun sequence genome has a segment encoding these proteins:
- the PSMA4 gene encoding proteasome subunit alpha type-4, translating into MSRRYDSRTTIFSPEGRLYQVEYAMEAIGHAGTCLGILANDGVLLAAERRNIHKLLDEVFFSEKIYKLNEDMACSVAGITSDANVLTNELRLIAQRYLLQYQEPIPCEQLVTALCDIKQAYTQFGGKRPFGVSLLYIGWDKHYGFQLYQSDPSGNYGGWKATCIGNNSAAAVSMLKQDYKEGEMTLKSALALAIKVLNKTMDVSKLSAEKVEIATLTRENGKTVIRVLKQKEVEQLIKKHEEEEAKAEREKKEKEQKEKDK; encoded by the exons ATG TCTCGAAGATATGACTCCAGGACCACTATATTTTCTCCAGAAG GTCGCTTGTACCAAGTTGAATATGCCATGGAAGCTATTGGACACGCGGGCACCTGTTTGGGAATTTTAGCAAACGATGGTGTTCTGCTTGCAGCAGAGAGACGCAACATCCacaagcttcttgatgaagtCTTTTTTTCCGAAAAAATTTATAAACTAAATGA GGATATGGCCTGTAGTGTGGCAGGCATAACTTCTGATGCTAATGTTCTCACCAATGAACTGAGGCTCATTGCGCAAAG GTATTTATTACAGTATCAGGAGCCAATTCCTTGTGAGCAGTTGGTCACAGCACTGTGTGATATCAAACAAGCTTATACACAGTTTGGAG GAAAACGTCCTTTCGGTGTTTCATTGCTTTACATTGGCTGGGATAAGCACTATGGCTTCCAGCTCTATCAGAGTGATCCTAGTGGAAATTACGGAGGTTGGAAAGCCACATGCATTGGAAATAATAGTGCT GCAGCTGTATCAATGTTAAAACAAGACTACAAAGAAGGAGAAATGACTTTGAAGTCAGCACTTGCTTTAGCTATCAAAGTCCTAAATAAGACCATGGATGTTAGTAAGCTCTCTGCTGAAAAAG TGGAAATTGCCACACTAACAAGAGAGAATGGAAAGACCGTCATCAGAGTTCTCAAACAAAAAGAAGTGGAACAGTTGATCAAAAAACACGAGGAAGAAGAAGCGAAAGCTGAGcgtgagaagaaagaaaaagaacagaaagaaaaggataaatag